One genomic region from Gossypium hirsutum isolate 1008001.06 chromosome D13, Gossypium_hirsutum_v2.1, whole genome shotgun sequence encodes:
- the LOC107937422 gene encoding cation/calcium exchanger 2: MGTWVLVLQYQNKRFILILMNISFLLVASVFLMMCSSSSQVVLGSNGSKFRNSQQDCKALEDLDDYKAKCSYLKSNNNPCVYQGYVDYLYHFYCNFGRFPVLGLCLLIAWLIVLFYLLGNTASEYFCYSLESLSSLLKLSPTLAGVTLLSLGNGAPDVFSSVVSFMDSATQDVGLNTVLGGVFFVTCIVVGMIGTFVHRKRVAVNKPAFVRDVCYLLLVLVSLILILVKGEINLWGAMAFSSMYIVYVILVYIIYIVWNSGGRDITDSDSSYNSGLNIPILNGIDKVEIDYLEEGDVKDVKGDEFKNCCLCLRISDTWSVLLWVLEMPLYLPRRLTIPIACQERWSKPVAVVSVTLAPILLSVLWDLQDDNLTFKTGLVVYGIGVLFGISFGFLAYLRTEKSSPPKTCLFPWLAGGFLMSVVWSYIIAQELVGLLISLGHILGITQSILGFTVLAWGNSLGDIVTNLTMALNGGPEGVQVAISGCYAGPIFNTLFGLGMSLVGSAWHGYPSPVQIPKDPYLLETLGFLVAALLWALLVLPMRNMKLDGVLGGGLFLIYFTSMSLRVIKAL; encoded by the coding sequence ATGGGTACTTGGGTATTAGTATTACAGTACCAAAACAAGAGGTTCATCCTCATTCTCATGAACATTTCATTCCTCTTGGTGGCATCTGTTTTCCTGATGATGTGTTCCAGTTCTTCACAAGTTGTTTTAGGGAGCAATGGTTCTAAATTTCGCAATAGCCAGCAAGATTGTAAAGCCCTGGAGGATTTAGATGATTATAAAGCCAAGTGTTCTTATCTCAAGTCTAATAATAACCCATGTGTTTATCAAGGCTATGTTGATTATCTTTaccatttttattgcaattttggAAGATTTCCTGTGCTGGGTCTTTGCCTCCTGATTGCTTGGCTTATTGTCTTGTTTTATCTTTTGGGAAATACAGCCTCTGAATACTTCTGTTATTCCCTTGAAAGCTTGTCAAGCCTGTTAAAATTGTCCCCTACGCTTGCTGGTGTTACACTCTTGTCTCTTGGCAACGGTGCCCCTGATGTGTTTTCTAGCGTAGTCTCTTTCATGGATAGCGCTACACAGGACGTTGGCCTAAACACTGTTTTAGGTGGTGTTTTCTTTGTGACTTGTATCGTGGTCGGAATGATAGGCACTTTCGTACACCGGAAACGGGTTGCGGTCAACAAACCGGCCTTTGTAAGAGATGTTTGCTACCTCCTTTTGGTTCTTGTGTCCTTAATTTTGATATTGGTTAAGGGGGAAATCAATCTTTGGGGAGCAATGGCCTTTTCTTCAATGTATATTGTTTATGTCATCCTTGTTTACATCATATATATTGTTTGGAATTCTGGTGGAAGGGACATAACGGATTCGGATTCGAGCTATAACAGCGGTTTGAACATACCGATTTTGAACGGAATCGACAAAGTGGAGATCGATTATTTAGAGGAAGGGGATGTAAAAGATGTAAAGGGAGATGAATTCAAGAACTGTTGCTTATGTTTAAGAATATCAGATACTTGGAGTGTGTTACTTTGGGTCCTTGAGATGCCCCTGTATTTACCTAGGAGATTAACCATCCCAATTGCTTGTCAAGAAAGATGGTCTAAACCAGTTGCAGTTGTTTCAGTGACATTAGCACCAATTCTCTTATCTGTACTTTGGGACCTTCAAGATGACAATCTAACCTTCAAAACTGGTCTGGTGGTCTATGGAATCGGGGTCCTGTTTGGCATCAGTTTTGGGTTTCTTGCATATTTGAGAACCGAAAAATCTAGCCCACCAAAGACCTGCTTGTTCCCTTGGTTAGCTGGAGGGTTCTTGATGAGTGTGGTTTGGAGTTACATCATAGCTCAAGAATTGGTTGGCTTATTGATTTCACTTGGCCACATACTTGGAATCACTCAGTCAATCCTTGGTTTCACAGTCCTTGCTTGGGGCAACTCACTTGGAGACATTGTCACCAACTTGACAATGGCATTGAATGGTGGTCCAGAAGGGGTTCAAGTGGCTATATCAGGCTGCTATGCTGGTCCTATCTTCAACACTCTCTTTGGTTTAGGCATGTCATTGGTTGGCTCAGCCTGGCATGGGTACCCTTCACCTGTTCAGATCCCTAAAGACCCGTATCTCCTTGAAACACTGGGTTTCCTTGTTGCCGCCTTGCTTTGGGCCCTTTTGGTCCTACCAATGAGAAATATGAAGCTGGATGGGGTCCTTGGTGGAGGCCTTTTCCTCATCTATTTCACTTCCATGTCTTTAAGGGTAATTAAAGCCCTCTAA
- the LOC107937412 gene encoding replication factor C subunit 3 isoform X1: MLWVDKYRPKTLDQAMVHQEIALNLKKLVAEQDCPHLLFYGPSGSGKKTLIMALLRQIFGPSAEKVKVENKNWKIDAGSRTIDLELTMLSSANHVELSPSDAGFQDRYIVQEIIKEMAKNRPIDTKGKKGYKVLILNEVDKLSREAQHSLRRTMEKYSASCRLILCCNSSSKVTEAIRSRCLNIRINAPSEEQIIKVIEFIGKKEGLQLPSGFAARIAEKSNRSLRRAILSFETCRVQQYPFTSNQAISPMDWEEYISEIATDIMKEQSPKRLFEVRGKVYELLINCIPPEIILKRLLHELLKKLDAELKHEVCHWAAYYEQRMRLGQKAIFHIEAFVAKFMSIYKAFLIATFG; encoded by the exons atgTTGTGGGTTGATAAATACCGACCCAAAACCCTAGACCAAGCTATGGTTCATCAAGAGATTGCCCTGAATCTCAAGAAACTG GTTGCAGAGCAGGATTGCCCTCACTTACTCTTCTATGGACCATCTGGGTCTGGCAAGAAAACCCTAATTATGGCTCTCCTTAGACAAATTTTTGGTCCCTCTGCTGAAAAG GTGAAAGTGGAGAATAAGAATTGGAAAATTGAT gCTGGAAGTAGAACAATTGATCTGGAGTTGACCATGTTGTCAAGTGCCAACCATGTGGAATTGAGTCCAAGTGATGCAGGCTTTCAGGACAGATACATAGTTCAAGAGATAATTAAGGAAATGGCTAAAAATAGACCAATTGATACCAAAGGGAAAAAAGGATATAAAG TGCTGATTCTCAATGAAGTTGACAAGCTTTCAAGAGAAGCCCAGCATTCACTCCGAAGAACAATGGAGAAGTACAGTGCTTCTTGCCGTCTAATTCTGTGCTGTAATAGTTCTTCAAAAGTCACTGAAGCCATTCGGTCTCGTTGTTTGAACATTCGAATAAATGCTCCTTCAGAAGAACAG ATCATTAAGGTGATAGAGTTCATTGGAAAGAAAGAAGGGTTGCAACTTCCATCTGGTTTTGCGGCCCGCATTGCAGAAAAGTCAAATAGGAGTTTAAGGAGAGCTATATTGTCATTTGAGACTTGCCGTGTTCAACA GTACCCTTTCACAAGCAACCAAGCAATTTCGCCAATGGATTGGGAGGAATATATATCTGAAATAGCAACTGATATAATGAAGGAGCAAAGCCCTAAAAG gCTGTTTGAGGTTCGAGGGAAGGTGTATGAATTGCTTATAAATTGTATTCCACCTGAGATTATCCTGAAG AGGCTTCTTCATGAgttattgaagaaattggatgCAGAGCTAAAACACGAGGTGTGCCATTGGGCTGCATATTAT GAGCAAAGGATGCGTCTTGGACAGAAAGCCATCTTTCATATTGAAG CATTTGTTGCCAAGTTCATGAGCATTTACAAGGCCTTCCTGATTGCAACATTTGGCTGA
- the LOC107937412 gene encoding replication factor C subunit 3 isoform X2, translating into MALLRQIFGPSAEKVKVENKNWKIDAGSRTIDLELTMLSSANHVELSPSDAGFQDRYIVQEIIKEMAKNRPIDTKGKKGYKVLILNEVDKLSREAQHSLRRTMEKYSASCRLILCCNSSSKVTEAIRSRCLNIRINAPSEEQIIKVIEFIGKKEGLQLPSGFAARIAEKSNRSLRRAILSFETCRVQQYPFTSNQAISPMDWEEYISEIATDIMKEQSPKRLFEVRGKVYELLINCIPPEIILKRLLHELLKKLDAELKHEVCHWAAYYEQRMRLGQKAIFHIEAFVAKFMSIYKAFLIATFG; encoded by the exons ATGGCTCTCCTTAGACAAATTTTTGGTCCCTCTGCTGAAAAG GTGAAAGTGGAGAATAAGAATTGGAAAATTGAT gCTGGAAGTAGAACAATTGATCTGGAGTTGACCATGTTGTCAAGTGCCAACCATGTGGAATTGAGTCCAAGTGATGCAGGCTTTCAGGACAGATACATAGTTCAAGAGATAATTAAGGAAATGGCTAAAAATAGACCAATTGATACCAAAGGGAAAAAAGGATATAAAG TGCTGATTCTCAATGAAGTTGACAAGCTTTCAAGAGAAGCCCAGCATTCACTCCGAAGAACAATGGAGAAGTACAGTGCTTCTTGCCGTCTAATTCTGTGCTGTAATAGTTCTTCAAAAGTCACTGAAGCCATTCGGTCTCGTTGTTTGAACATTCGAATAAATGCTCCTTCAGAAGAACAG ATCATTAAGGTGATAGAGTTCATTGGAAAGAAAGAAGGGTTGCAACTTCCATCTGGTTTTGCGGCCCGCATTGCAGAAAAGTCAAATAGGAGTTTAAGGAGAGCTATATTGTCATTTGAGACTTGCCGTGTTCAACA GTACCCTTTCACAAGCAACCAAGCAATTTCGCCAATGGATTGGGAGGAATATATATCTGAAATAGCAACTGATATAATGAAGGAGCAAAGCCCTAAAAG gCTGTTTGAGGTTCGAGGGAAGGTGTATGAATTGCTTATAAATTGTATTCCACCTGAGATTATCCTGAAG AGGCTTCTTCATGAgttattgaagaaattggatgCAGAGCTAAAACACGAGGTGTGCCATTGGGCTGCATATTAT GAGCAAAGGATGCGTCTTGGACAGAAAGCCATCTTTCATATTGAAG CATTTGTTGCCAAGTTCATGAGCATTTACAAGGCCTTCCTGATTGCAACATTTGGCTGA
- the LOC107937393 gene encoding cationic amino acid transporter 2, vacuolar isoform X2, with amino-acid sequence MGVLVDSQKEGFGSSWGGLKNLVRRKQVDCAHTKRSDNPQLAKELTIPHLVAVGVGSTIGAGVYILVGAVAREHSGPALSMCFLIAGIAAALSAFCYAELASRCPSAGSAYHYSYICVGEGVAWLVGWALILEYTIGGSAVARGISPNLALLFGGENSLPTFLARQHFPGLDVMVDPCAAVLVLIVTGFLCLGIKESALAQGIVTAVNVFAMLFVIIAGGYLGFKTGWTGYEVPTEYFPFGVDGMLAGSATVFFSYIGFDTVASTAEEVKNPKRDLPLGIALSLSICCCLYMLVSIVIVGLVPYYAMDPDTPISSAFASNGMQWAAYIITVGAVTALISTLMGSILPQPRILMAMARDGLLPSFFLDVNKHTQVPVNSTLATGIVASILAFFMDVSQLAGMVSVGTLIAFTMVAVSVLILRYVPPDEVPLPSSLQESIDSYMLRHNSDAQMINGENPAKSPGDPCLPLLGEKKVAVDCTVVEKLEALSSCTLDEENRRKIASWTIMLICVGAFILTFSASNLWFSSLIRFTLCGAGGLLLLSGLVILTCIDQDDERHNFGHAGGFICPFVPLLPISCILINVYLLINLEVATWVRVSVWLMIGVLIYTFYGRRHSSLLNAIYVPKAHVDEIYRSSGAML; translated from the exons ATGGGTGTTCTGGTTGATTCCCAGAAAGAGGGTTTCGGTTCTTCATGGGGTGGTCTAAAGAATTTGGTAAGAAGAAAACAGGTAGATTGTGCCCATACCAAGCGTTCGGATAATCCTCAGCTGGCTAAAGAGTTGACCATTCCTCATCTCGTAGCAGTCG GTGTTGGATCAACAATCGGAGCTGGAGTTTATATTCTTGTTGGAGCAGTTGCTAGAGAGCATTCTGGGCCAGCTCTCTCCATGTGCTTTCTAATTGCCGGAATTGCCGCTGCCCTCTCTGCTTTTTGCTATGCTGAGCTTGCTAGTCGTTGCCCATCTGCTGGCAGTGCCTATCATTATTCATACATTTGTGTTGGTGAAGG TGTTGCCTGGTTGGTTGGTTGGGCTCTGATACTGGAGTATACAATTGGTGGATCTGCTGTTGCTCGTGGCATTTCCCCTAATCTG GCTTTGCTCTTTGGAGGTGAAAATAGTCTACCAACTTTTCTAGCTCGTCAGCATTTTCCCGGGCTTGATGTTATGGTGGACCCATGTGCTGCAGTTCTAGTTCTCATTGTGACTGGGTTCTTATGCTTGGGAATCAAGGAG AGTGCACTTGCACAAGGCATTGTCACAGCTGTAAATGTATTTGCCATGCTTTTTGTAATAATAGCTGGTGGTTATCTGGGTTTCAAGACTGGATGGACCGGATACGAAGTTCCTACTGA GTACTTTCCCTTTGGGGTGGATGGAATGCTTGCGGGATCTGCAACAGTCTTCTTTTCTTATATTGGTTTTGATACGGTTGCAAGCACTGCTGAGGAG GTGAAGAATCCGAAACGAGATTTGCCACTGGGTATTGCATTATCCCTCTCCATTTGTTGTTGTTTGTACATGCTGGTTTCTATTGTTATTGTGGGTCTGGTCCCATATTATGCAATGGATCCTGACACCCCCATCTCCTCTGCATTTGCGAGCAATGGGATGCAATGGGCTGC TTACATAATAACTGTTGGAGCTGTTACTGCCCTTATCTCAACATTGATGGGCTCAATCCTCCCTCAG CCTCGAATTCTTATGGCAATGGCTAGAGATGGATTGCTGCCATCCTTCTTTTTGGATGTTAACAAACACACTCAAGTTCCTGTCAATAGCACGCTGGCAACTGGTATAGTTGCTTCTATCTTGGCATTCTTCATGGATGTTTCACAATTGGCAGGGATG GTCAGTGTGGGTACACTTATTGCATTTACGATGGTTGCAGTTTCTGTGCTGATACTTAGATATGTCCCACCAGACGAGGTGCCACTTCCGTCATCACTGCAGGAATCAATTGATTCTTACATGCTGAGACATAATAGTGATGCTCAGATGATTAATGGAGAAAACCCAGCAAAGAGTCCTGGAGATCCTTGTCTGCCTTTGCTTGGAGAAAAGAAAGTTGCAGTTGATTGTACTGTTGTTGAAAAACTAGAAGCTCTATCCAGTT GTACCCTTGATGAAGAGAACCGAAGGAAAATAGCCAGCTGGACCATAATGTTAATATGTGTAGGGGCATTTATACTTACATTTTCAGCTTCAAATCTGTGGTTTTCGAG CCTTATTCGGTTCACATTGTGTGGTGCTGGcggtcttcttcttctttctggTTTGGTAATTCTCACCTGTATTGATCAAGATGATGAAAGGCATAACTTTGGACATGCAGGAG GTTTCATATGTCCTTTTGTTCCACTCCTACCAATCTCCTGCATTCTCATCAATGTTTACCTTCTCATCAATTTGGA GGTTGCAACCTGGGTTCGAGTTTCGGTTTGGCTAATGATAGGGGTTCTTATTTACACCTTCTATGGTCGTAGACACAGCTCGCTGCTAAATGCGATCTACGTGCCTAAAGCGCATGTGGATGAAATTTATCGCTCCTCCGGAGCAATGCTTTAG
- the LOC107937393 gene encoding cationic amino acid transporter 3, mitochondrial isoform X1 — MGVLVDSQKEGFGSSWGGLKNLVRRKQVDCAHTKRSDNPQLAKELTIPHLVAVGVGSTIGAGVYILVGAVAREHSGPALSMCFLIAGIAAALSAFCYAELASRCPSAGSAYHYSYICVGEGVAWLVGWALILEYTIGGSAVARGISPNLALLFGGENSLPTFLARQHFPGLDVMVDPCAAVLVLIVTGFLCLGIKESALAQGIVTAVNVFAMLFVIIAGGYLGFKTGWTGYEVPTEYFPFGVDGMLAGSATVFFSYIGFDTVASTAEEVKNPKRDLPLGIALSLSICCCLYMLVSIVIVGLVPYYAMDPDTPISSAFASNGMQWAAYIITVGAVTALISTLMGSILPQPRILMAMARDGLLPSFFLDVNKHTQVPVNSTLATGIVASILAFFMDVSQLAGMVSVGTLIAFTMVAVSVLILRYVPPDEVPLPSSLQESIDSYMLRHNSDAQMINGENPAKSPGDPCLPLLGEKKVAVDCTVVEKLEALSSFTAGTLDEENRRKIASWTIMLICVGAFILTFSASNLWFSSLIRFTLCGAGGLLLLSGLVILTCIDQDDERHNFGHAGGFICPFVPLLPISCILINVYLLINLEVATWVRVSVWLMIGVLIYTFYGRRHSSLLNAIYVPKAHVDEIYRSSGAML; from the exons ATGGGTGTTCTGGTTGATTCCCAGAAAGAGGGTTTCGGTTCTTCATGGGGTGGTCTAAAGAATTTGGTAAGAAGAAAACAGGTAGATTGTGCCCATACCAAGCGTTCGGATAATCCTCAGCTGGCTAAAGAGTTGACCATTCCTCATCTCGTAGCAGTCG GTGTTGGATCAACAATCGGAGCTGGAGTTTATATTCTTGTTGGAGCAGTTGCTAGAGAGCATTCTGGGCCAGCTCTCTCCATGTGCTTTCTAATTGCCGGAATTGCCGCTGCCCTCTCTGCTTTTTGCTATGCTGAGCTTGCTAGTCGTTGCCCATCTGCTGGCAGTGCCTATCATTATTCATACATTTGTGTTGGTGAAGG TGTTGCCTGGTTGGTTGGTTGGGCTCTGATACTGGAGTATACAATTGGTGGATCTGCTGTTGCTCGTGGCATTTCCCCTAATCTG GCTTTGCTCTTTGGAGGTGAAAATAGTCTACCAACTTTTCTAGCTCGTCAGCATTTTCCCGGGCTTGATGTTATGGTGGACCCATGTGCTGCAGTTCTAGTTCTCATTGTGACTGGGTTCTTATGCTTGGGAATCAAGGAG AGTGCACTTGCACAAGGCATTGTCACAGCTGTAAATGTATTTGCCATGCTTTTTGTAATAATAGCTGGTGGTTATCTGGGTTTCAAGACTGGATGGACCGGATACGAAGTTCCTACTGA GTACTTTCCCTTTGGGGTGGATGGAATGCTTGCGGGATCTGCAACAGTCTTCTTTTCTTATATTGGTTTTGATACGGTTGCAAGCACTGCTGAGGAG GTGAAGAATCCGAAACGAGATTTGCCACTGGGTATTGCATTATCCCTCTCCATTTGTTGTTGTTTGTACATGCTGGTTTCTATTGTTATTGTGGGTCTGGTCCCATATTATGCAATGGATCCTGACACCCCCATCTCCTCTGCATTTGCGAGCAATGGGATGCAATGGGCTGC TTACATAATAACTGTTGGAGCTGTTACTGCCCTTATCTCAACATTGATGGGCTCAATCCTCCCTCAG CCTCGAATTCTTATGGCAATGGCTAGAGATGGATTGCTGCCATCCTTCTTTTTGGATGTTAACAAACACACTCAAGTTCCTGTCAATAGCACGCTGGCAACTGGTATAGTTGCTTCTATCTTGGCATTCTTCATGGATGTTTCACAATTGGCAGGGATG GTCAGTGTGGGTACACTTATTGCATTTACGATGGTTGCAGTTTCTGTGCTGATACTTAGATATGTCCCACCAGACGAGGTGCCACTTCCGTCATCACTGCAGGAATCAATTGATTCTTACATGCTGAGACATAATAGTGATGCTCAGATGATTAATGGAGAAAACCCAGCAAAGAGTCCTGGAGATCCTTGTCTGCCTTTGCTTGGAGAAAAGAAAGTTGCAGTTGATTGTACTGTTGTTGAAAAACTAGAAGCTCTATCCAGTT TTACTGCAGGTACCCTTGATGAAGAGAACCGAAGGAAAATAGCCAGCTGGACCATAATGTTAATATGTGTAGGGGCATTTATACTTACATTTTCAGCTTCAAATCTGTGGTTTTCGAG CCTTATTCGGTTCACATTGTGTGGTGCTGGcggtcttcttcttctttctggTTTGGTAATTCTCACCTGTATTGATCAAGATGATGAAAGGCATAACTTTGGACATGCAGGAG GTTTCATATGTCCTTTTGTTCCACTCCTACCAATCTCCTGCATTCTCATCAATGTTTACCTTCTCATCAATTTGGA GGTTGCAACCTGGGTTCGAGTTTCGGTTTGGCTAATGATAGGGGTTCTTATTTACACCTTCTATGGTCGTAGACACAGCTCGCTGCTAAATGCGATCTACGTGCCTAAAGCGCATGTGGATGAAATTTATCGCTCCTCCGGAGCAATGCTTTAG
- the LOC107937393 gene encoding cationic amino acid transporter 2, vacuolar isoform X3, whose translation MGVLVDSQKEGFGSSWGGLKNLVRRKQVDCAHTKRSDNPQLAKELTIPHLVAVGVGSTIGAGVYILVGAVAREHSGPALSMCFLIAGIAAALSAFCYAELASRCPSAGSAYHYSYICVGEGVAWLVGWALILEYTIGGSAVARGISPNLALLFGGENSLPTFLARQHFPGLDVMVDPCAAVLVLIVTGFLCLGIKESALAQGIVTAVNVFAMLFVIIAGGYLGFKTGWTGYEVPTEYFPFGVDGMLAGSATVFFSYIGFDTVASTAEEVKNPKRDLPLGIALSLSICCCLYMLVSIVIVGLVPYYAMDPDTPISSAFASNGMQWAAYIITVGAVTALISTLMGSILPQPRILMAMARDGLLPSFFLDVNKHTQVPVNSTLATGIVASILAFFMDVSQLAGMVSVGTLIAFTMVAVSVLILRYVPPDEVPLPSSLQESIDSYMLRHNSDAQMINGENPAKSPGDPCLPLLGEKKVAVDCTVVEKLEALSSCFNMKCFTVMNIITMEFLVTWTGSE comes from the exons ATGGGTGTTCTGGTTGATTCCCAGAAAGAGGGTTTCGGTTCTTCATGGGGTGGTCTAAAGAATTTGGTAAGAAGAAAACAGGTAGATTGTGCCCATACCAAGCGTTCGGATAATCCTCAGCTGGCTAAAGAGTTGACCATTCCTCATCTCGTAGCAGTCG GTGTTGGATCAACAATCGGAGCTGGAGTTTATATTCTTGTTGGAGCAGTTGCTAGAGAGCATTCTGGGCCAGCTCTCTCCATGTGCTTTCTAATTGCCGGAATTGCCGCTGCCCTCTCTGCTTTTTGCTATGCTGAGCTTGCTAGTCGTTGCCCATCTGCTGGCAGTGCCTATCATTATTCATACATTTGTGTTGGTGAAGG TGTTGCCTGGTTGGTTGGTTGGGCTCTGATACTGGAGTATACAATTGGTGGATCTGCTGTTGCTCGTGGCATTTCCCCTAATCTG GCTTTGCTCTTTGGAGGTGAAAATAGTCTACCAACTTTTCTAGCTCGTCAGCATTTTCCCGGGCTTGATGTTATGGTGGACCCATGTGCTGCAGTTCTAGTTCTCATTGTGACTGGGTTCTTATGCTTGGGAATCAAGGAG AGTGCACTTGCACAAGGCATTGTCACAGCTGTAAATGTATTTGCCATGCTTTTTGTAATAATAGCTGGTGGTTATCTGGGTTTCAAGACTGGATGGACCGGATACGAAGTTCCTACTGA GTACTTTCCCTTTGGGGTGGATGGAATGCTTGCGGGATCTGCAACAGTCTTCTTTTCTTATATTGGTTTTGATACGGTTGCAAGCACTGCTGAGGAG GTGAAGAATCCGAAACGAGATTTGCCACTGGGTATTGCATTATCCCTCTCCATTTGTTGTTGTTTGTACATGCTGGTTTCTATTGTTATTGTGGGTCTGGTCCCATATTATGCAATGGATCCTGACACCCCCATCTCCTCTGCATTTGCGAGCAATGGGATGCAATGGGCTGC TTACATAATAACTGTTGGAGCTGTTACTGCCCTTATCTCAACATTGATGGGCTCAATCCTCCCTCAG CCTCGAATTCTTATGGCAATGGCTAGAGATGGATTGCTGCCATCCTTCTTTTTGGATGTTAACAAACACACTCAAGTTCCTGTCAATAGCACGCTGGCAACTGGTATAGTTGCTTCTATCTTGGCATTCTTCATGGATGTTTCACAATTGGCAGGGATG GTCAGTGTGGGTACACTTATTGCATTTACGATGGTTGCAGTTTCTGTGCTGATACTTAGATATGTCCCACCAGACGAGGTGCCACTTCCGTCATCACTGCAGGAATCAATTGATTCTTACATGCTGAGACATAATAGTGATGCTCAGATGATTAATGGAGAAAACCCAGCAAAGAGTCCTGGAGATCCTTGTCTGCCTTTGCTTGGAGAAAAGAAAGTTGCAGTTGATTGTACTGTTGTTGAAAAACTAGAAGCTCTATCCAGTT GTTTCAATATGAAATGCTTCACAGTTATGAACATTATTACCATGGAATTCCTTGTTACTTGGACCGGGTCGGAATGA
- the LOC107937385 gene encoding uncharacterized protein — protein sequence MAISSSSTSILFFLLSLFSFSHASHVITDFKGIDFASPTIDVTPTHLSGYSSVRGSKYVLLCDRVHVSGHSRLKLGSYANSFRVTLAPSVLIPERLHSKIQVCFHRNASLGLCQCGDGDWKPLQKGIWHTAMSPYDDRYIDVKFIGDMSGSVTVALEEDFQLWRLIFLALGFVLLLLAPFVSKWVPFYYSSSMALGVLLVVIILLYQGMKLLPTGRKSTFYFTMYGSMLLGAGSFLLNQFSVLVNSILVNFGLSEEMHNPVAIFAFVGIVLSGAGLGYWTARKFVILKDGSVDVGVAQFVKWAMRIISILFIFQSTVDTRLAIVALASCSAICSLITSKIRKGYMQPPYSEDQSPWLHQSRQRTPMLGRAEFLSRSPRVDSKQKMWSSPKTAPAWTNSLVKGYYAKLGEGAIDHQDYYSTFHKTNHQKKFTEQEWEDFSQESTRKAMAELAVSPEFTDWMIEHADRIKLLPRDDSSDESVGSKSSSDDEDEESHSWFRLF from the exons GTATAGACTTCGCAAGCCCAACAATAGATGTCACGCCAACTCACCTTTCCGGGTATTCATCTGTTCGTGGTTCTAAATATGTTCTGTTATGTGATCGAGTTCATGTTTCTGGTCACTCAAGATTGAAACTTGGAAGTTATGCCAATTCTTTTCGGGTTACTTTGGCTCCATCTGTCTTAATACCCGAAAGACTACACAGCAAAATACAAGTTTGTTTTCATCG GAATGCTTCGCTCGGATTATGCCAGTGTGGGGATGGTGATTGGAAGCCACTGCAAAAGGGTATATGGCATACTGCCATGTCACCTTATGATGATAGATATATTGACGTGAAGTTTATTGGTGACATGTCTGGTTCTGTCACCGTTGCTCTTGAAGAAG ATTTTCAGCTATGGCGGCTTATTTTTCTAGCTTTAGGATTTGTTTTGTTGTTGCTGGCACCGTTTGTCAGCAAGTGGGTTCCTTTTTACTACAGCAGTTCAATGGCTCTTGGTGTTCTTCTTGTTGTTATAATCCTTCTGTATCAG ggaatgaaattgttgccaacaGGAAGGaaaagtactttttatttcacTATGTATGGATCAATGTTG ctTGGAGCTGGATCTTTCCTTTTAAATCAATTCTCTGTGCTCGTAAATTCAATTCTTGTCAATTTTGGGCTGAGTGAAGAGATGCATAATCCG gTTGCTATATTTGCATTTGTCGGAATTGTCCTCTCAGGAGCTGGGTTGGGGTACTGGACTGCAAGAAAATTTGTGATCTTAAAAGATGGAAGCGTTGATGTTGGTGTTGCCCAGTTTGTAAAATGGGCCATGCGTATCATTTCAATTCTCTTCATTTTCCAG AGCACTGTTGATACTCGGTTGGCAATTGTGGCGTTGGCATCTTGCTCAGCTATCTGTTCTCTTATCACATCAAAGATAAGGAAGGGTTATAT GCAACCACCGTATTCTGAGGACCAGAGTCCATGGCTGCACCAGTCGAGGCAGAGAACACCGATGCTAGGCCGTGCTGAATTTTTAAGTCGGTCGCCAAGAGTGGATTCTAAACAGAAGATGTGGAGTAGTCCGAAGACTGCCCCAGCATGGACTAACTCTCTTGTGAAAGGTTATTATGCTAAGCTTGGTGAAGGTGCTATAGATCATCAAGATTACTATTCAACCTTTCACAAGACAAACCACCAGAAGAAATTCACGGAGCAAGAATGGGAAGATTTCAGTCAGGAATCTACCCGGAAAGCCATGGCGGAACTGGCAGTGTCTCCGGAATTCACAGATTGGATGATTGAGCATGCTGACAGGATAAAACTCCTTCCACGTGATGATAGTTCAGATGAATCAGTGGGAAGTAAATCAAGTTCAGACGATGAAGATGAAGAAAGCCACAGCTGGTTCAGATTATTTTAA